The Ipomoea triloba cultivar NCNSP0323 chromosome 4, ASM357664v1 DNA segment attttaaataaaaaaaataacatagtATAAGTCATGTCAAATTGAaagagattttttaaaaataaaatgtcgtATTGGTATCaactaaaatgttaaattgatggttgaattatgtgttttatatatattcaacataatattcatataaagaCAATAATTGTGGAGAACTGTTTGGCTACATGATGGTGAAATTTGAAAAGAGTTGATATGATGAATGCCAATTATTGTGACGCATGATTTCCTACACTATTACATTGGTGTTGGGGAAATTGGGCGAATTATTGTGTAAAGAGGGGTGTACCATCCAAAATAATgtcgttttgatgttttggaaaaaataaaaaatttatttcgcgtgtgttagaataataaatattttgaggtaagataatatattttataagttatatataataatgtactttaaatgtgttagaataacgaaatttttggggtaagataatatattttatgaattcgaataatgtataatgtattttatgtgaaaataatgaaatttttgtgataagataatatattttatgagttagaataatatattttatgttaaaataatgtattttatgagtaaaataatatactttatatgtttttaaatCGTGATCCCGGGGAAATTGTATTGAGTTTTGATGAACTTCAATTCGGATAATTGGGTACACATCATATGGTCTGTTTGTTACACCGACTTGGGAGACAGAAGGTGACATTACAGTCCTGAAATCACAATTCATGGTTAATTTAAGCCACATAAATGTGCACAGAATTATATattcaattgaaaattttgattgaaaagactaattaaataaataatataaactcAAGACTTTGATGAAAATTGAACCCATCACGAAACGATAAGTTTTCTCAATTGAGTTGTTTGacattggcaaattatactattcATCCTGGTTAACATTATAAagtgataaataaatatttatttttatttttagtatactgaaaGTTTATTTATATTGTTCTGAAAATTCATAGTTAGAGTAgtatactaaataataaatattcagaacacaaaaaattaatatttaatatattaaaaatagacatatttaatatattaaaaatgaacattatgtCAGTGATTtatcttgtaaggtggaccatggtctatggtGTACTGATTGATTAACATTGTCTACAAATTTCTTATTCTAAAaggattagattttttttaaaaaaaaaaactttttaatcAAAGTGACAAAATTTCATTGAAGTTATAAATATGCTTACAACTTtgttttttgaataccacatctAATATCTTTATTATTGTAAGATTACTTCGGGTTTAGTATACAATACATCTGTAAAGTTTGATTTTTacttaataaataatatgattaaattttttttaacatgacACACTCTTTACATACTCGATACGAAACTTTATTTACAAATTCCCTTTTTGAGGTTCAACATGATGAATTCGTGCCACTTCACGGGCTAAAGGAATTGAAATTCTTCACTACATCCTTATCGTATTAAAGAAACTAGTAAATTACATGTGCAAtgcacatataattttttttattatatatttagataataaaattaaagattgaattataaacaattctaatatttgaaagtatatatttatttgattataagtttagtagaaaagtatcacccaattaattgaataatatattactcagttgtctgcaattatcttaGAAAATCATTATTGTCATATGatttaggcaattatattattactaaaataaataaggaaaacaaattaGGTAGTAGCCTGGAATTAAAAATACTTGAAATCAAAACATGAGGAATTTCATTACTATTCAAGTAAATTTGTTTTAGAAAgtaaaaaagataataaatttaataattataatattaaaatataataaggtaaaattttacaaattttgaaaaacttctTTGTATACAATGTTTGCCGTTGAAGTTGTTGTGTTGCTTTCATAGTCacaatttacaaattaatattttcaacacATTTGGAACACTGACTCTTGAAACtgcaacatataatataattttaatgacTAAAGACATTTTTTCTTTAAGAATAGGCCTACGTTAAAAATTACCAGTGGAGTTACATTAATTCCGACCCATTAGTACAtagaattaattcattaattataataatattattatacattagTTGaaatgtgtgtgtgcgcgcgtgtgtgtgtatatatatatttataaatttgtatgatttttttaaaagaaagtgtaagtaagacaattatatcagacaattatgttaataaataattattattttgatacTTTAATTTTGGCCAATTAGTACgtagaattaattctttaattataataatattgtactttagttaaaatatatgtgtatatatttatagaattataaatttgtatggtctttcaaaagaaaaatgtaaataaGACAATTATATAAGccaattatgttaataaataattattattttgatacaTTAATTTTGACCAGTTAGTACATAGAtcgaattaattctttaattataataaataaaaaaaaaaagaaattctacACTTCTTCACCTTTGAGTTGGAAACTGAATCAATTTGAATAAACAAATCATATTGTTTTGGACAATCAATTCTCATTTTTCGCAAAGAATCGCATTCCACTTTTTACTTTTTGAGTGCACATTTTAATTAGACTTgtgattagtgttataattatacacattgatttatttatttattttttttggataaaatggaGGGGTTCAACCCCGACTTAGTACTGGTTAAGTGGTTAGTCAGTTGCCTCAATCTCAGAGTGCCTGGTTGGGAGGGCGACTGAACACTCGTAAACCTCTATTATGCTTGTAAGACCTTATGACCATACGATTTGTCACTCTGATCTATTCTGTTCGCAAAAAAATGTGAGACTCCTCACCTCCATCCCACTGTCGGCTAATGAGCATTTTACAATTCTCCGGCATGTTGgcaagcaatcattattgcatggaccatgtgtggaccaaaaataaaaagtacattatttttgtactgtaggtacatcattttagggtacattatttttgtacggaaggtacattatttgatatatactgtcaaataatgtacctacagtacaaaaataatgtaccttcaatataaaaataatgtactttttatttttggtccacacagctgtgtggaccatgttccatgcaataatttgcctggTCCGGCTTGGATTTGGGCTTTTATAATTCTTTCCTCTATCAAATGAACTTCTTAGTGCTATCAAATGGACTTCTTATTGGactttcttatttttttcacCAATGATGCTTTAAGAATGTGATATGGACTCTTATGGGATCCTGTATGGGCTGATTCATATCATTCTCCCCTTATTGAAAAGGATTCGTCCTTGAATTCGGTTCTTCaatgaaagaaaaattagcaAGCTAAACCCACTTTGTGTCATATCATGTTCATGCAACTTCATTTTGAGATGCTCGACACGAGTTGTTCCAATAATTAACCGCATTCTACAATTAACAAATAcggcaacttttttttttaaaaaaaaagtacgacAATTAAGTCTAAAGACCCAACACAGGATTTAAACATTCTAGGGAAGAATAATTCAACAACATGAGAGACATTAAATCAACAAGCACACAACCTTTCCTCCTAGAGGTTAAAGgtaaaccaaacacaaaatGCATGATGATATTAAGTAAGTATTTAGATGTATACCATGGTGATgattatgaacataatattcTATAACATTTTTCTTCACTGGCCAATCAAAATATCCACGCAAAACATCATTACTCTTAAGAATACCGAATTATCCCTTATGTGAATAAACAACTAAATCAGTACCCAAAGCACAACAAAAAGTTCCAATTCCATTGACTTTGAACCAAAGCCCCTTGTGCAAGTAGTATTTGTCATAAGAAGTTTTAAATGTGCCTTATAATTTCCAAGGAATTCCTTAACTCTATCGTATAAAGtcttaataaaatcaaaattaaggaATTTCAGATGTATGGAGGCAAACAAATCACTAACAAATCTAGCAAGTAGGTCATTACTAGAAACATGACGAACAAATCTAGAGAAATTTAATGCATACTTTAGAAATAAAAGTGAGTAGATAGTGATTTCCCTTCTTTGTTCTTGTGTACTatcttttttatatactaaGAGAGACAACACTTTTAATTTACACCTTGGGTTGGTCCTTTGAACTGTACCGTGGACGGCAATCCCTTCATCTGGTCAGTATATATATGAACTACAATtagaaataaatcaatatattatgtaaatttcatttataaaGTTATCTAAATATGCATATAATTATGGACTATATTAagcataaaaatgtaattttaattttgtatgctatgaaaatacgtacttgaccaaatatatgggaattccaactatattattatattatacaatttaaaatctttttatttttaattcatgaTAACATAATTTCTTTTGTGCGAGTAAAACttctaatttattatttaaataaaaagatttaataATATAGAAACTTTTATTTTGTTGCTACCTTACCTATTTCGACAGAAGGTTGGATATCTTTTTGGATAAATTTACCACTTAATTGATACAAATTGcaaaataatttgtatatatacgcTGAATAAACAAAAGTATGGactaattttcttttcaataaaGTGTTATCCAGACAATTAGACAAATGCGAAGtaacttatatttattaaaGAGGTTTTTATCTGACGCTAAAATGAAAtatgcaattaaattaaatttgtaccTTCCTAATTACTTGAGAAAAAGAATCCTAGCTCTTAAGTATGCTTTACTTTTCTGGACTATCAAATACTCCAAAGGGTTCGTTTAGAAacttgaaaaatgatttccagaagttattattttttttcaaattttttcatgtttggatattcaaagaaaaaaagtcaaaaaaaaaaaaatatttattctagtcaatttaaaaatactcaatttagtgaaaaatgtcttcctaaatttttaattggaagatattttttcagattctttatttttcttgtaattatctacacttttatattttttcaagttagttttcaaattattattactaccaccacaaccaccaccattaCCACAatcacttataataataataataataataataataataataatattgttattattattttaacaaataagaTGTtaattttcaggaaaatgaactaaacaaaaattaaaaattaaaattatttttttaagaaatgagttactttttagaaatcatttttaggaaaacattttcgagttccaattttaattataataattagcTAATTTGCATAAATACCCAAAAACTAAATTGATTGGCGTTAAGAGCATCCGAATAATGGAATAAAGTGTtcttactttgatttttggaaaGGGTTTCTGTTTGTGTATAGCTAAAAGCCTAAAACCCTTCCAGTCGAACTGTCTTAAGCTCAGGCAAACGTCTTTCTCTCTGACGCTCTCAATCCACGTTTTGCTAATACCAATTGATTTATCCTTCTCTTATGATAGCAACTGTGCGTCATAATTTTCCATAGCTTTGAGGAGAATCTACTTTCTTTTATCCGCAAGAGTTTCTTGAAGCATTGATacttggaagaagaagaagaagaagaagaaataataatGAGAGGAGCAAGGATTGCAGCGGGGTTAATAAGAGAAAACATTTGCAGGAAGCTCAAATCAAACAGCTTTTTACCCCGAAATGATTACTGCACTTCTTCTGCTCCCAATCTTCCTCCTCGGGTTTCTCATTCCTCCAAAAAGGTGCTTTCTTTACACTTTATTCTTCTTATCTATTTATATATGCGTATGTACATGCATGTTCTTCCTTTTATTGTCTGTTCGTGCCCTGgttttattcttattttgcAATTAACTACGAAAAATTTAGGGGAGGGGAGGGCGGCTGTACAGAAGGGATGGATTTGGAATTTCTGATTATGGCAGTGAAGTTTGCATTTTGGAATCCATATGATCAAAATTTTATCTTGAAGTGGAAAAGAAGGTTATTTTGTGCACACATTTGTGGTTTGGAAGTTATGGAGGTAGACAGCTGAGAGGGAACTAACAACTAGGACAACTATGTGATCATAATTTTACCTTGATGCCGAAAGAAGGCCCCGTGTATGTTTCACAGGAAGACAATAGGGAATCATAAGTTATGACTAAAAAAATGTATGAAGCTGTCTTTAAAGTGTAAATGAGTATTTCTTAGTTCATCATGGCTTAAGTGGAAGGAAACCATGTCGAAGTGTGTGTTTTATAGGGGTTAAAATAAGGTAGGGGGTTGCTTCTGTATTATAGGAACCCTTTTTTCTTGTGACTCAAATGTGTGGCATCAATGCCTTATTGGggcttcataatttttttgctAAGGCTTACCTCTTATGTAGAAGCCGCTGctttgaattttcattttccatgCTGTTAAATTGTTAATGAACTATTTAACAAAAGAAGACAGGTTTATGATCTTAACTATTGAAAAACGAAGTCATATTAATAACTAAACTTCATTCCTTAAGTAGATCTACTTTGCCATTAGTTGGGTACTTTGAACTATTGTAGTATTGTATGTTGGTTTTTAAATGCACCTGACAAGTTGTGTTTCAGAACTTGGTTCTATCATTTATTCTCCACACAAAACCTTCTGTCAGTtgacttttaaaattgtaagAATTTAATTCACCATAGCAGCAAATGCTCCagtattgttttttattttgtagaaTGAGCTTGTATTTATGTTCCTTTTTGGTAAACTGTAGGGAAGGTTACTTACTGGAGCTACCATTGGTTTACTAATAGCAGGAGGAGCTTATGCTAGTACAGTGGATGAAGAAACTTTCTGGTACTAGATTTGAATTATCAAATGATATTCTCTTACTTGCAGTGATGTTGGTGACTTGGTGCTGCATTTACTGTACTGCATTAAAACTGGTTCTTTTTTTGACAAGGAATTACTCTATCTTGTCTTGAAAACTCTTGTGCAGTGGCTGGCTATTCTCAGCAACAAAACTTGTAAATCCGTTTTTTGCACTTCTGGATCCAGAGGTAGCCCACAGATTGGCTGTTTCAGCTGCTTCTCGTGGGTGGGTTCCAAGGGAGAAGAGACCAGATCCTACTATATTAGGCCTTGAAGTTTGGGGCAGAAGGTTCTCAAATCCTTTAGGCCTTGCTGCTGGTTTTGACAAGAATGCTGAGGCTGTTGAAGGCTTACTTGGATTAGGTTTTGGATTTGTGGAGGTTGGCTCAGTGACACCCATTCCTCAAGATGGCAATCCAAAGCCTCGTATATTCAGACTGAGAGAGGAAGGGTAAAAAAAAGTTCACTTCTATTTATAACTAACTGTAGTCAGTGAACTGGAATAAATTCAGTTGATCATTTGTTCTACAAAGTGAATTTCTTCTACATACCTGAATggtttttatttatgattcagATCTTTATGTGCTTCAATTTGCTTGCAGTGCTATAATAAATAGGTGTGGCTTCAATAGCGAAGGAATTGTCGCTGTTGCCAAGCGGTTAGGTGCTCAGCATGGTAAGAGAAAGTTGGAAACTTCCAGCACTTCGTCTCCAGCAGGGGATGAAGTCAAGCAGGGAGGAAAAGCTGGTCCTGGAATTCTGGGTGTTAACCTGGGAAAGAATAAGACTACTGAAGATGCTGCAGCGGATTATGTGCAAGGAGTTCATACATTATCCCAGTATGCTGACTATCTGGTAGATTTctaaaaaatatgaattttcctttaatttcctCTTTTATTATGGGTTCCTTCA contains these protein-coding regions:
- the LOC116017366 gene encoding dihydroorotate dehydrogenase (quinone), mitochondrial yields the protein MRGARIAAGLIRENICRKLKSNSFLPRNDYCTSSAPNLPPRVSHSSKKGRLLTGATIGLLIAGGAYASTVDEETFCGWLFSATKLVNPFFALLDPEVAHRLAVSAASRGWVPREKRPDPTILGLEVWGRRFSNPLGLAAGFDKNAEAVEGLLGLGFGFVEVGSVTPIPQDGNPKPRIFRLREEGAIINRCGFNSEGIVAVAKRLGAQHGKRKLETSSTSSPAGDEVKQGGKAGPGILGVNLGKNKTTEDAAADYVQGVHTLSQYADYLVINISSPNTPGLRQLQGRKQLKDLVKKVQAARDEMQWGEEGPPPLLVKIAPDLSMQDLEDIAAVALALRVDGLIISNTTIQRPETVSKNPVAQESGGLSGKPLYELSTNILKEMYILTKGRIPLIGCGGISSGEDAYKKIRAGATLVQLYTALAYGGPALIPKIKAELTQCLERDGYKTIHEAVGADCR